Proteins encoded by one window of Muntiacus reevesi chromosome 6, mMunRee1.1, whole genome shotgun sequence:
- the SPAM1 gene encoding hyaluronidase PH-20 — protein MRMLRHQYISFRSFVGSSGTPQAVLTFLLLPCCLALDFRAPPLISNTSFLWAWNAPVERCVNKRFKLPPDLRLFSVRGSPQKSATGQFITLFYADRLGYYPHIDEKTGNTIHGGIPQLGNLKNHLEKAKNDIAYYIPNDSVGLAVIDWENWRPTWARNWKPKDVYKDESVELVLQKNLQLNFPEASKIAKVDFETAGKSFMQETLKLGKLLRPNHLWGYYLFPDCYNHNYNHPAYNGSCPDIEKRRNDDLDWLWKESTALFPSVYLNIKLKSTPKAAFYVRNRVQEAIRLSKTASVESPLPVFVYARPVFTDGSSTYLSQGDLVNTVGEIVALGASGIIMWGSLNLSLSMQSCINLGNYLNTTLNPYIINVTLAAKMCSQVLCHDEGVCTRKHWDSSDYLHLNPTNFAIQTGKDGKYTVPGEVTLEDLQKFSDKFYCSCYANIHCKKRVDIKNVRSVNVCMAEDICVEGPVKLQPSDHSSSQNEASATTSGSTSPSTTTATVPPCTPEKQSPECLKAKCLEVISNITQKGCQSVKRKNTPGQSRIQNLKNQTTY, from the exons ATGAGAATGCTAAGGCACCAGTATATCTCCTTTAGGAGCTTTGTTGGGTCTAGTGGAACACCCCAGGCAGTATTAACTTTCCTTCTGCTTCCATGTTGTTTGGCTCTGGACTTCAGAGCACCCCCTCTTATTTCAAACACTTCTTTCCTCTGGGCCTGGAATGCCCCAGTTGAACGTTGTGTTAACAAAAGATTTAAACTACCACCAGATCTGAGACTCTTCTCTGTAAGAGGAAGCCCCCAAAAAAGTGCTACAGGAcaatttattacattattttatgCTGATAGACTCGGCTACTATCCTCATATAGACGAAAAAACGGGCAACACCATACACGGAGGAATTCCCCAGTTGGGAAACTTAAAAAATCATTTGGAGAAAGCGAAAAACGACATTGCCTATTACATACCAAATGACAGTGTGGGCTTGGCGGTCATtgactgggaaaactggaggccTACCTGGGCAAGAAACTGGAAACCTAAAGATGTTTACAAGGATGAGTCTGTTGAGTTGGTTCTGCAAAAAAATCTGCAACTCAATTTCCCAGAGGCTTCCAAGATCGCAAAAGTGGATTTTGAGACAGCAGGGAAGAGTTTCATGCAAGAGACTTTAAAATTGGGAAAACTACTTCGGCCAAATCACTTGTGGGGTTATTATCTTTTTCCTGATTGTTACAATCATAATTATAACCATCCTGCTTACAATGGAAGTTGCCCTGATatagaaaaaaggagaaatgatgaCCTCGACTGGTTGTGGAAGGAAAGCACTGCCCTTTTCCCTTCTGTTTATTTGAATATCAAGCTAAAATCTACTCCAAAAGCTGCCTTCTATGTTCGCAACCGTGTCCAGGAAGCCATTCGGTTGTCTAAAACAGCGAGTGTTGAAAGTCCACTTCCGGTTTTTGTATACGCCCGTCCAGTTTTTACTGATGGGTCTTCAACATACCTTTCTCAG GGTGACCTTGTGAATACGGTTGGTGAGATCGTTGCTCTAGGTGCCTCTGGGATTATAATGTGGGGCAGTCTCAATCTAAGCCTATCTATG CAATCTTGCATAAACCTAGGCAATTACTTGAACACTACACTGAATCCTTACATAATCAACGTCACCCTAGCAGCCAAAATGTGCAGCCAAGTGCTTTGCCACGATGAAGGAGTGTGTACAAGGAAACACTGGGATTCAAGCGACTATCTTCACCTGAACCCAACGAATTTTGCTATTCaaactgggaaagatggaaaataCACAGTACCTGGGGAAGTCACACTTGAAGACCTGCAGAAGTTTTCTGATAAATTTTATTGCAGTTGTtatgccaacatccactgtaaGAAGAGAGTTGATATAAAAAATGTTCGTAGTGTTAATGTATGTATGGCAGAAGACATTTGTGTAGAAGGCCCTGTGAAGTTACAACCCAGTGATCATTCCTCTAGCCAGAATGAGGCATCTGCTACCACTTCTGGCAGTACCTCACCCTCCACTACAACTGCCACAGTACCTCCATGTACTCCTGAGAAACAGTCCCCTGAGTGCCTCAAAGCCAAGTGTTTGGAAGTCATCTCCAACATCACCCAAAAGGGGTGTCAAAGTGTTAAACGGAAGAACACTCCCGGTCAGTCACGTAttcaaaatcttaaaaatcaaacaacctATTAA